The Gemella haemolysans genome includes a region encoding these proteins:
- the yidD gene encoding membrane protein insertion efficiency factor YidD yields the protein MAKLCIFLIKLYRRYISRYTRPTCRFSPTCSSYAMESYKRFGFFLGTYLTIKRLLKCHPFYKGEYFDNVPLFKREIFKFNRKK from the coding sequence ATGGCGAAGTTATGTATATTTTTAATAAAATTGTATAGAAGGTATATATCTCGTTATACAAGACCGACATGTAGATTTTCACCGACTTGTTCGAGTTATGCAATGGAAAGTTATAAGAGATTTGGCTTTTTTCTTGGAACATACCTAACTATAAAGAGACTTTTGAAATGTCACCCTTTCTATAAGGGGGAGTATTTTGATAATGTTCCTTTATTTAAAAGAGAAATATTTAAATTTAATAGAAAAAAATAA
- a CDS encoding DUF6612 family protein → MTKSLKKYLLLIATVILSVTLAACGMGTSAEQIVNKSVESSKNIKSTDFEATSQSEILVGEQNQTIENTVSGSLIMDPLAMKATTDVKAQGQSQTLELYIKDGTAYAKSTGQNEWVKSSNNNITAQFENLKKIANSDQILEFYKKIAKDFKKTEENGNYVLTYTGNGEQFKDLMVAVANASSGSEVTASAFNNVDFKNVSIKLVVTKDFVPVNNEVTMELATKDTSNPTTMKIKQIIKYSNVNNVKEIKLPDEVKNAKEVATNSRR, encoded by the coding sequence ATGACAAAATCACTAAAAAAATATCTATTGCTTATTGCAACGGTTATTCTTTCGGTTACTCTTGCTGCTTGTGGCATGGGAACTTCTGCAGAACAAATCGTCAATAAATCAGTAGAATCATCTAAAAATATTAAGAGTACAGATTTCGAAGCTACAAGCCAATCTGAAATTTTAGTTGGTGAACAAAACCAAACAATTGAAAATACTGTATCTGGTTCATTAATCATGGACCCACTTGCAATGAAAGCAACTACTGATGTAAAAGCTCAAGGACAAAGCCAAACATTAGAATTGTACATTAAAGATGGAACAGCTTATGCAAAATCAACAGGACAAAACGAGTGGGTTAAAAGTTCAAACAACAATATAACTGCACAATTTGAAAATCTTAAAAAGATTGCTAATTCAGATCAAATCTTAGAGTTCTACAAAAAAATCGCTAAAGATTTCAAGAAAACTGAAGAAAATGGAAACTATGTTCTAACATATACAGGAAATGGAGAGCAATTCAAAGACCTTATGGTTGCTGTTGCTAACGCTTCTTCAGGAAGCGAAGTGACTGCTAGTGCATTTAACAATGTTGATTTCAAAAACGTTTCAATTAAACTTGTAGTTACTAAAGATTTCGTACCTGTTAACAACGAAGTGACAATGGAACTTGCAACTAAAGATACTTCAAACCCAACTACAATGAAAATCAAACAAATCATCAAATATTCTAACGTAAATAACGTTAAAGAAATTAAACTTCCTGATGAAGTGAAAAACGCTAAAGAAGTAGCTACTAATTCTCGACGTTAA
- a CDS encoding rhodanese-like domain-containing protein: MKRNKITLALSSILLSVSLVGCSSGDGLNRSAKDGKENEVEKASIKLVKATKTGDYNLISADELKKSIDNKEDMILINTIPSDRFEKTKIKGAVNAGLPKEMKDLKPEEKEAFLKTLGTDKDKKIVIYCGFVACERSHVGAVLAKEAGYKNVYRFPGGIAAWLDAGNSIDK, translated from the coding sequence ATGAAAAGAAATAAAATAACTTTAGCTTTATCGAGCATATTACTTTCTGTATCTTTAGTAGGTTGCAGTAGTGGCGATGGTCTTAACCGTTCTGCAAAAGACGGAAAAGAAAACGAAGTGGAAAAAGCATCTATCAAACTTGTTAAAGCTACAAAAACTGGGGATTATAACTTAATAAGTGCTGATGAATTAAAAAAATCTATCGATAACAAAGAAGATATGATTTTAATCAACACTATTCCTTCGGATCGTTTTGAAAAAACAAAAATCAAAGGTGCTGTAAATGCCGGTTTACCTAAGGAAATGAAAGATTTAAAACCAGAAGAAAAAGAAGCATTCTTAAAAACTTTAGGTACTGATAAAGATAAAAAAATTGTTATCTATTGTGGTTTTGTTGCTTGTGAAAGAAGCCACGTCGGAGCAGTATTAGCAAAAGAAGCAGGATATAAAAATGTCTATAGATTCCCGGGCGGAATTGCCGCATGGTTAGATGCTGGAAATAGCATTGATAAATAA
- a CDS encoding ECF transporter S component, translated as MYKKNVHSLVLSGMLAVIALLLSFFSFAVPFLPPFLKFDFTFIPLFMALLLLGYKDALLVSFLKNFLHFALLSHEPIGSIANIVVEFTFISIIVFFYKKGTAKTIIGGILGTLAITLFMSLLNYFVLLPAYGYIMNLADIVTNVKTIVTAGIIPFNLLKGALITFLFFVTKSVYKSIPTSIRSRFA; from the coding sequence ATGTATAAAAAAAATGTTCATTCACTTGTTTTAAGTGGAATGCTTGCAGTTATTGCTCTACTTCTATCTTTTTTTAGTTTTGCTGTGCCATTCTTGCCACCATTTCTAAAATTTGATTTCACATTTATCCCGCTGTTCATGGCGTTGTTATTATTAGGTTATAAAGATGCACTTTTAGTGTCATTCTTAAAAAACTTCCTACACTTCGCATTATTATCACATGAGCCAATCGGATCAATTGCTAATATCGTTGTAGAATTTACTTTCATTAGCATTATCGTATTCTTCTACAAAAAAGGTACTGCAAAAACAATCATCGGTGGTATCTTAGGTACTTTAGCTATTACATTATTCATGTCATTACTTAACTACTTCGTGTTACTTCCAGCATATGGATACATCATGAATTTAGCTGATATCGTAACTAACGTGAAAACTATTGTAACTGCTGGTATTATTCCGTTCAACCTACTTAAAGGTGCTTTAATAACATTCTTATTCTTCGTTACTAAGAGTGTTTATAAATCAATACCAACAAGTATTCGCAGTCGTTTTGCATAA
- the yycH gene encoding two-component system activity regulator YycH, with protein MRNRKKETVKSVILGILVLLSLTLSYLIITYQPDYEIFTKRSTQKTVDSNKNDLLNFLIPDSVVKNQEGTREEAIIQNTITKVASVEGVKDKKVLKELLSLLSDSESTESRVRNRNIEDITTNNVEKILINYQVTLDSALLKPLFFSEDNSNVSLEFDTIVLLKDRPNMIYLYKKDDKNYLQITLKQNIYEKINSKFNEKKQNYAKYSLNNKFIYLKEGDEDNVIDEYSAEDVSLNKLARDIFEKKDNLRISNEDEVTDGYGILRSINNRLVYTNPSNEGGREVGATIAINNTISFLELGYVGDTNYQLTTALDGISIFQEAYKDSIAFSKDGFADIISEDNSSGIYKLTSPKKLTKTYLSSKEAELYSVEKTEYVINYLYERVNLKEIGDIVLGYDKTYNKDRNSFSYTPAWYVKYNDRYMSFKKIKEKIDKGERL; from the coding sequence ATGAGAAATAGAAAAAAGGAAACTGTAAAATCAGTTATTTTAGGTATACTTGTTTTACTAAGTTTAACTTTATCTTATCTTATTATTACTTACCAACCAGATTACGAAATTTTTACGAAAAGATCTACTCAGAAAACAGTTGATTCAAATAAAAATGATCTTCTGAACTTCCTTATTCCAGATAGTGTGGTGAAAAACCAAGAAGGAACAAGGGAAGAAGCTATAATTCAAAATACAATAACAAAAGTAGCTAGCGTAGAAGGAGTCAAAGATAAAAAAGTATTAAAAGAGTTATTGTCTCTTCTTTCAGATAGTGAGAGTACGGAATCAAGGGTTAGAAACCGTAACATAGAAGATATTACGACTAATAACGTTGAAAAAATATTGATAAATTATCAGGTTACTTTGGACTCGGCACTACTTAAACCGTTATTCTTTTCTGAAGACAATTCAAACGTAAGTTTAGAATTTGATACTATAGTTTTATTGAAAGATAGACCTAATATGATTTATCTATATAAAAAAGATGATAAAAACTATCTTCAAATTACTTTAAAACAAAATATATATGAAAAGATAAATAGTAAATTTAATGAGAAAAAGCAAAATTATGCCAAATATAGTTTAAATAATAAATTTATATACCTAAAAGAAGGTGATGAAGATAATGTTATTGATGAATATAGTGCTGAAGACGTTAGTTTAAATAAATTGGCGAGAGATATTTTTGAGAAAAAAGATAATCTTAGAATCAGTAATGAAGATGAAGTGACTGATGGTTATGGAATATTAAGATCTATAAATAACAGATTAGTATATACAAATCCATCTAATGAAGGTGGACGTGAAGTAGGAGCTACTATTGCTATAAATAATACTATTAGTTTCTTAGAGTTAGGTTATGTAGGAGATACTAATTATCAACTAACAACAGCTTTAGACGGGATTAGCATTTTCCAAGAAGCGTATAAGGACTCTATAGCCTTTAGTAAAGATGGTTTTGCTGATATAATATCAGAAGATAACAGTAGTGGAATATATAAACTGACATCACCGAAGAAATTGACTAAGACTTACCTTTCATCGAAAGAAGCGGAGTTATATTCTGTAGAAAAAACAGAGTACGTAATAAACTATCTTTATGAGAGGGTTAATCTAAAAGAAATTGGTGATATAGTTTTAGGTTATGATAAAACTTATAATAAAGACAGAAACAGTTTCAGTTATACTCCTGCATGGTATGTGAAGTATAATGATAGATATATGAGTTTTAAAAAAATAAAAGAAAAGATAGACAAGGGAGAGAGACTATGA
- the yycI gene encoding two-component system regulatory protein YycI, translating to MNWGKMKTLFIYLFVALNAVLLTFYVYTVQKNKTEIVQEKEIIERSMKNDNITVEENATKRDNLGYVNVTISDLKDYKKEENGLRIEVENVDKTSTLKVSSENAISNVNKGSYRAELDSFLLEKLKLSANYVFSSYNSNKNEVIYEQQIDSFRVFSNKNARIVFEVESNGDIKRFTLTGVSNIRKDKNETLVTSNQAINRLYHEDLIPKNCRVRTTLGYYTYISQTENQVLIPTWNVEISDKDGQVINYYVDAINLNILNRKGRSS from the coding sequence ATGAATTGGGGCAAGATGAAAACATTATTTATTTATCTATTTGTCGCTTTAAATGCAGTCTTATTAACTTTTTATGTCTATACAGTTCAAAAGAATAAAACTGAAATAGTTCAAGAAAAAGAAATAATAGAACGATCTATGAAAAATGACAATATAACTGTAGAAGAAAACGCCACAAAACGTGATAATTTAGGTTATGTTAATGTAACTATTTCAGATTTGAAAGATTATAAAAAAGAAGAAAATGGATTGAGGATTGAAGTTGAAAATGTAGACAAAACATCAACTCTAAAGGTTAGTTCAGAAAATGCTATAAGTAATGTTAATAAAGGTAGTTATAGAGCGGAATTAGACTCATTTTTACTTGAAAAATTGAAGTTGAGTGCAAATTATGTATTCTCTAGTTATAATTCTAATAAAAATGAGGTTATTTATGAACAACAGATTGATAGTTTCAGAGTATTTTCAAATAAAAATGCTAGAATAGTTTTTGAAGTTGAAAGTAATGGAGATATCAAGCGGTTTACTCTAACAGGAGTTTCTAACATAAGAAAAGATAAAAACGAAACCTTAGTTACATCTAATCAAGCTATAAACAGGCTGTATCATGAAGACTTGATTCCAAAAAATTGTAGAGTTCGTACAACTTTAGGATATTATACTTATATTTCACAAACAGAAAATCAAGTATTAATACCGACTTGGAATGTTGAGATAAGTGATAAGGATGGACAGGTGATCAACTATTATGTAGATGCTATAAACCTAAACATCTTAAATAGAAAAGGTCGCAGTTCATAA
- the hemH gene encoding ferrochelatase: MKKAILVMTYGTPEDYTFEGVAKFFTNIRRGVRPNDDEINLLLKNYLRIEGSPLQEITLKEVNLLKDAVQDEYQVYFANKFSSPYIPNVISKMEEDNIEECICLILEPHYSFYSIMGYERFIKSDKIKFNIIKSWYKEEELIEFWADEIKKIIDTEVKNYSFKVIFSAHSVPEIALKYNDPYVDQIFDMTKLIAEKIGLDKDNYTNTWQSESDIGMPWIKPDVLEYLRDQKEHPKHYIFVPLSFISEHIEVLFDNDVECRELCEEFGVAYHRPPMPNYDARLIEALVSAVNGNKDNPFIYHNPEQTTFNEMDKEKAEMPDFVKKMLANKKDGEKPEMPDFVKKMLANKKDDEKPEMPDFVKKMLANKEASRKAKILNFVKSIFS, from the coding sequence ATGAAAAAAGCTATTTTGGTTATGACATATGGAACACCTGAGGATTATACATTTGAAGGCGTAGCTAAATTTTTCACGAATATTAGAAGAGGAGTTCGTCCTAACGATGATGAAATCAACTTATTATTAAAAAACTATCTTCGCATCGAAGGTTCTCCCCTTCAAGAAATAACACTTAAAGAAGTTAATTTGTTAAAAGACGCTGTACAAGATGAATATCAAGTATACTTCGCAAATAAATTCTCTTCTCCATATATCCCTAATGTAATTTCAAAAATGGAAGAAGACAACATTGAAGAATGTATTTGTTTAATTTTAGAACCTCATTATTCATTCTATTCTATTATGGGATATGAAAGATTTATTAAGAGTGATAAAATCAAATTTAATATAATAAAATCGTGGTATAAAGAAGAAGAATTAATTGAATTTTGGGCTGATGAAATCAAAAAAATTATCGATACAGAAGTTAAAAATTATAGCTTTAAAGTTATCTTTTCTGCACACAGTGTACCTGAAATTGCTTTGAAATATAACGATCCTTATGTTGATCAAATCTTCGATATGACCAAACTAATTGCAGAGAAAATAGGTCTTGATAAAGATAACTATACAAACACATGGCAAAGTGAAAGCGATATTGGTATGCCATGGATTAAACCTGATGTACTAGAATATTTAAGAGACCAAAAAGAACACCCAAAACACTATATATTTGTACCTCTTAGTTTTATAAGTGAACATATTGAAGTTCTTTTTGACAATGATGTTGAATGTCGTGAACTTTGCGAAGAATTTGGAGTAGCATATCATAGACCACCAATGCCAAACTATGACGCTCGTTTAATAGAAGCTCTAGTTTCTGCAGTTAATGGTAATAAAGATAATCCTTTTATCTATCATAATCCAGAACAAACAACATTTAACGAAATGGATAAAGAAAAAGCCGAGATGCCTGATTTCGTTAAAAAGATGCTAGCTAATAAAAAAGATGGTGAAAAACCCGAAATGCCTGACTTCGTTAAAAAAATGCTGGCTAACAAGAAAGACGACGAAAAACCTGAAATGCCTGATTTCGTTAAAAAAATGCTAGCCAATAAAGAAGCAAGCCGTAAAGCTAAAATTCTTAATTTCGTTAAAAGTATATTCAGCTAA
- a CDS encoding DUF1310 family protein — protein MRKKILGAITFMAAVGGVIYMKNNPKYKEIVRVVKTADARGFYEKIILEKDKLAFTAKSKIKDYKIDYESIRSVGEKIYARLIVNNDEKLNIDTVLDEKDVNVEEVAHSEKLDELLSE, from the coding sequence GTGAGAAAGAAAATATTAGGAGCAATAACATTTATGGCTGCTGTAGGTGGAGTTATTTATATGAAAAATAATCCTAAGTATAAAGAAATAGTTAGAGTCGTAAAAACTGCAGATGCACGTGGTTTTTATGAGAAAATAATTTTAGAAAAAGATAAATTGGCATTTACGGCGAAGTCGAAAATAAAAGATTATAAGATTGATTATGAGAGTATAAGAAGTGTTGGAGAAAAAATTTATGCTAGATTAATAGTTAATAATGATGAAAAATTAAATATTGATACGGTACTCGATGAAAAAGATGTGAATGTAGAAGAAGTAGCACATTCGGAAAAATTAGATGAACTATTGAGTGAATAA
- a CDS encoding Dps family protein — protein MTRTTELNKLVANLTVLYTKLHSFHWYVTGRSFYTLHEVFENYYNYTTESLDEVAERLLAIGGRPVSTLKGALEIATIKEATEKETTKEMVAAVFHDFELLINDLTHLMGVAEDEGDQGTSDLALGLKTQLEKNVWMLRSYLAD, from the coding sequence ATGACACGTACAACAGAATTAAACAAACTTGTAGCAAATTTAACAGTATTATACACAAAATTACACAGCTTCCACTGGTATGTAACTGGACGCAGCTTTTACACACTACACGAAGTATTTGAAAATTATTACAACTACACAACTGAATCTTTAGATGAAGTTGCTGAAAGATTATTAGCTATCGGAGGACGCCCAGTTTCTACACTTAAAGGCGCTTTAGAAATCGCAACAATCAAAGAAGCAACTGAAAAAGAAACAACTAAAGAAATGGTTGCAGCTGTATTCCACGATTTCGAATTACTAATCAACGATCTAACTCACCTTATGGGTGTAGCTGAAGATGAAGGAGATCAAGGTACTTCTGACCTAGCATTAGGACTAAAAACTCAATTAGAAAAAAATGTATGGATGTTACGTTCTTACCTAGCAGACTAA
- the glmS gene encoding glutamine--fructose-6-phosphate transaminase (isomerizing), with protein sequence MCGIVGFVGEANGVKFLIDGLSSLEYRGYDSAGIAGVVDGKANVTKAVGRIKNLEALIPGDLHLELGIGHTRWATHGGVNVTNSHPHQSFNKRFILVHNGVIENFQELKDRFFKDVELVSETDTEVIVQLVQIYSDRGLETKEAFKKAVSKLQGSYALCLIDTEDKDTLYVAKNKSPLLIGLGEENKNYVGSDALAMIKYTNNFLEINDGEIVIVKKDSVTIEDKEGNVVERESFSTNLNAGEIDKGIHEHYMIKEIHEQVGAMRNIISHYFDGHDVNIDSEIINNVKDADRLYIIGCGTSYNAGLVGRNYFEKWAGIPTEVHLASEFAYNVPLLSKKPMFIFLSQSGETADLRAVLTKLRSINEDYKFLVLTNVDASTLSRECDYTLLLHAGVEIAVASTKAYTAQIATLSILAYEVAKQLSKQPKFDIEQELSVITSAIESILDDTKTIKDLAKNLFTERNAFYIGRGIDYYSACEAALKLKEVSYIQTEGFAGGELKHGTIALIEERTPVVALITSAKLDLNTRSNVSEVASRGANTLIITLEKLAREGDYAIPNVNEDLAPIASIVVTQLFAYYAAYTKGLDVDKPRNLAKSVTVE encoded by the coding sequence ATGTGTGGAATTGTAGGATTTGTTGGAGAAGCAAATGGAGTTAAATTTTTAATCGATGGACTTAGTAGTCTTGAGTACCGTGGATACGACTCAGCAGGTATTGCAGGAGTTGTGGATGGTAAGGCTAATGTAACAAAGGCTGTTGGTCGTATTAAAAACTTAGAAGCCCTAATCCCTGGAGATCTTCACCTAGAATTAGGTATTGGTCATACACGTTGGGCTACTCACGGTGGAGTAAACGTAACTAACTCTCACCCTCACCAAAGCTTTAACAAACGTTTCATCTTAGTTCACAACGGAGTTATCGAAAACTTCCAAGAACTTAAAGATAGATTTTTCAAAGATGTAGAACTTGTTTCTGAAACTGATACTGAAGTTATCGTTCAATTAGTTCAAATATACAGCGATCGTGGTCTTGAAACTAAAGAAGCTTTCAAAAAAGCTGTATCTAAATTACAAGGATCTTATGCACTTTGTTTAATCGACACAGAAGATAAAGACACTTTATATGTAGCAAAAAACAAAAGTCCACTTCTTATTGGACTAGGAGAAGAAAATAAAAACTATGTTGGTAGTGATGCTTTAGCAATGATTAAGTACACTAACAACTTCTTAGAAATCAACGATGGTGAAATTGTTATCGTGAAAAAAGATAGCGTAACTATCGAAGATAAAGAAGGTAACGTTGTAGAACGTGAAAGTTTCTCAACTAACTTAAACGCTGGAGAAATTGATAAAGGTATCCACGAGCATTACATGATTAAAGAGATTCATGAGCAAGTAGGAGCTATGCGTAATATCATCTCTCACTACTTTGATGGACATGATGTAAATATTGACAGCGAAATTATTAACAACGTAAAAGATGCGGATAGACTATACATCATCGGATGTGGTACAAGTTATAACGCTGGTTTAGTAGGAAGAAACTACTTCGAAAAATGGGCTGGTATCCCAACAGAGGTACACCTAGCATCAGAATTTGCTTATAACGTACCATTATTATCTAAAAAACCAATGTTCATCTTCCTTTCTCAATCAGGAGAAACAGCTGACCTTCGTGCAGTATTAACAAAATTACGCAGCATAAATGAAGATTATAAATTCTTAGTACTTACTAACGTTGATGCGTCAACTCTATCTCGTGAATGTGACTACACATTATTACTTCACGCAGGTGTTGAAATTGCGGTTGCATCTACTAAAGCATACACTGCTCAAATCGCAACATTAAGCATACTAGCTTACGAAGTAGCAAAACAACTTTCAAAACAACCTAAATTTGATATCGAGCAAGAATTATCAGTAATTACTTCAGCAATCGAATCAATCTTAGATGATACAAAAACTATCAAAGACTTAGCTAAAAACTTATTCACTGAACGTAATGCATTCTATATTGGACGTGGAATCGACTACTATAGTGCATGTGAAGCAGCTTTAAAACTTAAAGAAGTTTCTTACATTCAAACAGAAGGTTTTGCCGGAGGAGAATTAAAACACGGTACAATCGCTCTTATCGAAGAAAGAACACCAGTTGTAGCTCTTATCACAAGTGCAAAACTTGACTTAAATACACGTAGTAACGTAAGTGAAGTAGCTAGCCGTGGAGCTAATACTCTAATCATTACATTAGAAAAATTAGCACGTGAAGGTGACTATGCGATTCCTAACGTAAACGAAGATCTTGCTCCAATCGCAAGTATCGTTGTTACACAATTATTCGCATACTATGCAGCTTATACTAAAGGTTTAGATGTGGATAAACCACGTAACCTTGCCAAATCAGTAACAGTAGAATAA
- a CDS encoding ATP-binding protein translates to MSFFGKKLKKRFFSSIRTKFVIVYVLVNIISLQLIGLFFTTQLRNSNINTFEQNIIEQEKILNYHIREELDKDSTKSGEESTDAENNPSQDSTSNNRDSKSGIVKLVSEFNIQKLLLVKVIDNNSKILASSSKNGNDDYLAKRSFDPLVSQVIKTGESTKQIQNNADSNKRVWIYVSPVKKDNEVVGVISLMADIESVYQEVSSISRLFIVGTILSILITTVIGFVASKTVTSSIEKMSSQVKKMALGNYGTVVGIDTDDEIGDLAKVFNQISKRIEEEQAVTETERRKLATIIESMMDGIITTDNNGKIILINTSAEDMLGGRDDEIFIGKDVLKILNITEYESIEEILEAEDSLLVNASNDSDELLLRAEISKIEKEDKEDLTQMSTELEGYIIVLYDVTDQERQEKERREFVSTVSHELRTPLTTMNSYIEALEEGVLEDKELAPQFIDTIHKETTRMIRMVNELMQLGKMDIKEEHYEKEFIDINKMLEQITDRFALTHPEKNFIKHISKTPIFVEGDQDKLTQVFDNIVNNAIKYSPNGKNITIRVRQNYHHNRVSISIKDEGVGIPLVHIDKIFNRFYRVDKSRQRSMGGTGLGLALAKTIVEAHKGRIWAQSREGYGSIIFVTLPCEQIDDEWL, encoded by the coding sequence ATGAGTTTTTTCGGTAAGAAATTAAAGAAAAGATTCTTTTCATCAATCCGAACTAAGTTCGTAATAGTATATGTATTAGTTAACATAATATCGTTACAATTAATCGGATTGTTCTTTACAACACAATTAAGAAACAGTAATATAAATACATTTGAACAAAATATTATCGAACAAGAAAAAATATTAAATTACCACATTCGTGAGGAGCTTGATAAGGATAGTACGAAGAGTGGAGAAGAGTCGACGGATGCGGAGAATAATCCTAGCCAAGATTCTACAAGCAATAATCGAGATTCGAAAAGTGGAATAGTAAAACTAGTTAGTGAATTTAATATCCAGAAATTATTACTTGTAAAAGTTATTGATAATAACTCGAAAATTTTAGCAAGTTCATCAAAAAATGGAAATGATGATTATCTTGCTAAAAGATCTTTTGATCCGCTTGTTAGTCAAGTTATAAAAACGGGTGAGAGTACTAAACAAATTCAGAACAATGCTGATAGTAATAAGCGTGTCTGGATTTATGTAAGTCCTGTGAAAAAAGATAACGAAGTTGTTGGTGTAATATCACTTATGGCAGATATAGAAAGTGTCTATCAAGAGGTAAGTAGTATTTCAAGATTGTTTATTGTAGGAACTATACTATCAATATTAATAACTACTGTGATAGGATTTGTCGCTTCTAAAACCGTAACGAGTTCTATTGAAAAAATGAGTTCTCAGGTTAAGAAGATGGCTTTAGGAAATTATGGTACTGTAGTTGGTATAGATACAGATGACGAGATAGGAGATCTTGCTAAAGTATTTAATCAGATTTCTAAGAGAATCGAAGAAGAGCAGGCTGTAACAGAGACGGAACGTAGGAAGCTTGCAACTATTATCGAGAGTATGATGGATGGGATTATTACCACTGATAATAATGGAAAAATAATCTTAATTAATACTAGTGCTGAAGATATGCTAGGCGGACGTGATGATGAAATTTTCATTGGAAAAGACGTTCTAAAGATTCTTAATATTACAGAATATGAAAGTATTGAGGAAATACTAGAAGCGGAAGACAGTCTTCTTGTTAATGCATCTAATGATAGTGATGAATTACTTTTACGAGCAGAAATCTCTAAGATAGAAAAAGAGGACAAAGAAGATCTAACTCAGATGTCAACTGAGCTAGAAGGATACATTATCGTTCTTTATGACGTAACAGATCAAGAGCGCCAAGAAAAAGAACGTCGTGAATTCGTATCGACCGTATCTCACGAACTTCGTACACCTCTAACGACTATGAATAGCTATATCGAAGCATTAGAAGAAGGTGTATTAGAAGATAAGGAACTGGCTCCTCAGTTTATTGACACTATTCATAAAGAAACTACTCGTATGATAAGAATGGTAAATGAACTTATGCAACTTGGGAAAATGGATATTAAAGAAGAGCATTATGAAAAAGAGTTCATCGATATAAATAAAATGCTTGAGCAGATTACAGATAGATTTGCACTAACGCATCCAGAGAAGAACTTTATAAAACATATTTCTAAAACGCCGATATTTGTCGAAGGAGATCAAGATAAACTTACACAGGTGTTTGACAATATTGTTAATAATGCTATAAAATATTCTCCAAACGGTAAGAATATTACTATAAGAGTTAGACAGAATTACCATCATAATAGGGTTAGTATTTCTATAAAAGATGAAGGGGTAGGGATACCTTTAGTTCACATTGATAAAATTTTTAATAGATTTTATAGAGTTGATAAAAGTAGACAAAGAAGTATGGGTGGAACTGGTTTAGGGTTAGCTCTAGCTAAGACTATAGTAGAAGCTCATAAAGGGCGTATTTGGGCACAAAGTAGAGAAGGTTATGGAAGTATAATTTTTGTAACACTACCTTGTGAACAAATAGATGATGAATGGTTATAG